A region of the Aphelocoma coerulescens isolate FSJ_1873_10779 chromosome 7, UR_Acoe_1.0, whole genome shotgun sequence genome:
CCTTACTCCTTGGTTTTCCAGCATTACTCAAACACTGATATTTGTCATTTCACCAGCCATCTCCCTTGACCTCTAGCATCAGGCACTTGCAGGGGGAAGGATCTGGtctcacaaatattttcatactCTGATCTCTGTGATTTATTAACCGTGAAGTTTTGCCTTCAGAACTCAAGATGCCGTTTCAAATAATTTCACGTGCAAAAGTCGAGTTATTGGGCAAAAGGGATCCTTGATAGCTGGGTACAAAGGACAGCAGgactgctgttgctgttttcttttcaactcctgtgctggctgtgtgaCCTTGAGGAAATAGGTTCATTGCAGCTTTATGGTTCCGTTTTTGCATAGGGAAAATAAGGGCAGTGATAATTGCTTTCGTTTGTAAAACACTTTAAGCTTTATGGACTACGAATGATTCTTACTAAGTGAAAAGTGTTGCAAAGCTGGCTTAGTTGCACACTGTGCTAACAAAATCCCATATCAGCCTATTGACTCCAGCCTGAAACACTCATTAAAGTTTATAGGACATTTTGGTGGATGAGTTGAGGCAGTTATTCTGCTGGAAATATCATACTGAAAGCACTTTTAAATCCATCATCCGCTTTGacttttttctctattaaaacGAAACACAACTGCTTGCTCTGTCCAGTTTTCTTAGTTTATTTATGAAAAGTTTTTGATGGATATGGATATGTACTCACTGTTAACTCAGCTTGTACCCCCATGGCATCTGAGACATTACAGTTCATTCTAGTCATAGCATAAACACACAATAGCTGTTGTACTGAGACAAAAAGAGCTATAAAACATATAAGATATCCAATGGACTGGTATTAACTATCAAGTTGCATGGTCACTTTTGAATGTCAGATGTTCTTTTTATGGATActgcattaatttaatttgtgctTAAACTTTAGCTAGGCTAGACACTGGTGTCTGAaaagtttacatatttttccaatgtcaaaatgtgtaaatttagtattaaggaaacaaaacatattTACTTGTACTAGaggaaaaatacttttgtaGCAAAGAAATTAACTGAGGTGCTCCTTAAAGATAGGTCTGGCTTGCTTACAGAATTGTTACTTATGCAGTAAAGCAGATCtgcagatgttttctttttttcttccagataaaACTTGGATTGTTTGAAAAGTGGGGAGATACTTCACCATAGTACAAAAGAAGGTACAGAAGAGGAGAGCAGAATGAGAGCTTTGCAAGTGCCACGTGCCTGCAGCCCGCTGTCTTTAGTGATGCTGTTCCTTCCAGTCACTGGAATGTCAAAACAAAATATCCCAAGACTGAAGCTTTCCTATAAAGGTAAACTTTTCAGTAGTTTTTCTGATTCTGCCACTTCCGTTTTGATGTGATACTGCCAGCAGTTCTTTTGTATTACTAACCAGGAAATACACAATAGAAGCCTTAAAGATGGATGAATTCTGCCTCGGGGCAGTATTAAAATCTGGGCTTTTTGTTGTGTCGGGGCACATGTTTCTGAAGTATAACTGTCTTTTAAAAGTGTTATTTCTGTTTGCTCCAAGAGGATGTTAACAGACTCTACATAAATTAGAGGGGAGTGGTACTTGAAACACTCTGAGGTGCATTGGAGACATTCCTATGTGGCTGGTGGGGATGATGTGAGACATGGAGGACGTTCACACCTTCCTACAGCATCAGAGGAAGTTGAGAGAGCTGACTCAAGTGTTTCAAGGGGactgacatttatttttgtagtaATTCTTTTTCTATCACTAAGTGGGTATGTTAAACTCTTCATatgtggttttctttctccttgcctCTTTGGATCACAAAAGCGTGTTTCTCTGCAGAATTTCTTAGTCTTGTGTGTAGTTCTTGTTAAGAATGGTACCGAGGGATTTCAACACAGACATATTTATGTATTAATGGACAAGTTTTTAAAGAAGgtagatttctttttgctttgaatGTACAGCACACctccacaggcacagaggtgtgtcACTGATACTTTCTTCTTTAGTGAAAACAAATGCTCTCCCATTAGTTATGtttcagctgtgtcagcacCTTGCCCTTATGGGAGctatttctgctctgtttttcaaaCTTATGTCTTCCTATGCATTGCAGAGTTACACTCAGGATGGTGTGATGGGACAGGCTGTAAAGCCTTCATTGGGGCTTATGATATGTTTATCATGAGTTTAACACCCAGAGAAATTTATTGAGTAAGCAGAATGACTTGCTATTTATTTACAAGCTTCTCTTTTGCTAGATTTGCGTGCCACTGGGCATGCTATTCCACTGTGTATATAAATGTGTTTGGATGTGTTTGTGTgagagagacagaggaagcAAGATCAAGGGATCTTGacaacatttttattactttgggaAACAGTTGCGCTCACTGAAGCCAATGAATAGAGAAACTGAAAGACCTGACATGAGTTACGAAAGTTAGCAGTAAAACCCTCCTAACATACAGCCGGCCTTCTCACAGCCAGGCCTTTTGAGATAATTCCCAAAAGCAGCATGTACCACATGGCGACAGCATTTATTGTGGATTTGACACTCACGATTAGTGAATTCCTCTCAACTTCAAAAGCAGATAGCCTTTGGCAAAATCCTGATGGATGCCTTTGGCAGGTaaagagggggagaaagaaaaattattgaggtcaacacaggggaaaaaaaatggctgaAATCTTAGTTTAAAATAGTGGCAGAGACCTGCTGGGAACAGTTGGGGAAATGCCTGAGCTCGTTTAAAAAGACAATGAGCAGATGATTGATATTTAGGCCCTGACCCAAACTTTTATTAGCAACTTTATAAACCTTTCAGTTTGGCTTGAGGGATACCGTTTCCTGTCCAAACTTATTCACCTATATCCCCGTAGGGGGGGAAAATCAACAACAGATGCAGATGCAAAATAGCCCATAAATCTTAATTTTGAGAGTTGTGATGGAACTGAAAAGTCGGAAGAAAGAGAATTACCAGAATTTATTGTGCTTTGTCTTACTTTCTTGGGGGGTTGGAAGGTGTATATTTTTCCACATGgaacaagaaaaaatttaatGCTGTTTTTTCACACTTATGTACTGTAAATGATTCCAGTATGGCTTATCATAATCAAACTGTATTTTGTGTGTTGACAACAGGATATCACATATACTGAGTATTTAATATAGTTGTGAGAATTAAGTCTACCTTCCTCCCCCCAAATCTTTCAGACAAAACAATTCCAAGGTTTCTGAGAATAAGATGTAGGAGAAATGAACTGTTTTGCCAGTTGTCATAAAATTGTTAGTCATGTCACTGACAAGTCCTGGCATCTCTGTTCTTTGGAATTAATACTTGAACTATCATGAAGAGGAGAATACAGGGCTCTTCTCCTTCTTTatggaaaacagatgagaaCTGGCCACGTCAGGCagttccaaaaacctggtcacACGTGTCTTTGAAGGGAAGGTTTCGTCTCCTTTCATGTGCAATGAGTTTATGGCATAGCTCCATCTTCCCAGAAGAGCTGAGCatttgctggggcaggagagctggaagtaAGCAGGACTTtgcagttactgaattttccagTTGCAACAATCAGTGGTGGatggaggaagagggagagggtaGGGTGGTTAAAGATGTGTCTATAACTGCAGGAGTGCTTCAATAAACCACAGCATGTCAAAGCTCCTTTGTGTtcaaacagcaattaaaattttaGACCTTCTCTGAATGGCAGCTATAGGTTTCCTTCTTCTCAAGGTCGTCATCTTAACGAATGGGAATCTGTGCAGGAAATGTTAAGATATTCCAGTGAGTGATGTCGGGATCAATGTAAAGTCGTACAATGgatttcctttattgtttgtcCCAGTCTAAAGATGTGTTCTAAAAAAATTGTGCATGTATAAAACTAAAACTACACACAAATCAATTAAAATACGTTGTAGTACAGAATCAAAGTCATATATTCTCCACCTGTGTTAATCAAATCCACTATGATCTTTAATCACGTATCTCATCTTTTCACATTTTCCCATATCCATTAGTTGAAAAATTCTCTTATTCACTCAGACTTAAGTTAGATACTTGTTCATGTCATTACTATCCCAGAAATTGTCACTCCTCTTGTGATGTTTTTAGGGTGCTCTCAGTGCATATACCTTACTTAATCTGTGTATCTTAGATACTTCTACAAGATTGAGGTGCTTTTATTACTGTAGTTTTAATATTAGGAGAAGGTAACAAACTGTCTTCTAATAGAAGATTAGGATCTTTAGAAAACCAGGGGATGATTTTGAGTAATATTCCATATTTTAACTCTCTTTGCCTAGTACTCTTTCAGTCTTAAGACCGACAGTGTGTATTTATCACTCATTTTCATGTAGATGGAGATAACCTGTGACCTTCATCCAAACTGCAGAACTCCACAACCACAGCTTCCCTAAGCAGCCCATCCTTGTTGTCTGCTGCCTCATTTAACATCCTCATTCCAACCTCTAGAGCAGATGCAGAAGGTTTTCATACACCAGTCTAATTCATTCATGTCATTTTCAGGACAGCATCAGTTCTGTTACTAAAGAATGGAAGGCTCTGTGTCCTAATTCTTGTATGTTTAATTCATACGGTGtagacagtcttgtttctgttttatcttctgagtaataatttttcctaattCATTGGGAGGTCCTTCCATAAATATCGTGTGTGTCTTTTTAGATTTTACTTCATAGGGAGAAGTAAAGAATAGCCAGACCCAGAAGGTTGATTGCcttctgagaaaaagaagaaaaaaaatcaaatttttctcAATTTGTGGCTATCCTaaaattttcctgcagaaagagagaaattgcaAATTTAACCCTATTGATTTGATTTACTTGGCTGCTTTCCATGGACATTTCAGTAAGTGTAGTCTGTGTTCTCAGTGAATGCATTTATATTACCAAAGTGTGCACCCTAGTTTCTTGGCTGGGGGGCATGCACCAGGCCAGATTTGGGCATTGTCACCAGTGATATCCACAAACATGTATCATTCCCGtgtgggaatgtggccattCCCCAGAGCAAACCATGCTTACTGTGACAGCCGTGACTTGGTCAGAGGACCAGGAATCCTGCACTGTGACACAGTACAGAGGAATAAGCACGACTGAAGGCAAGGTTTGGCTTTTAAAGCAGGATTTACTTAGCACTGTTCAAAACGACTATGGTAGTAATTTAAATCTAATAAACAAAAGCATTATTCTcagctggtttgtttttctccatatAGAATGAATTAAGGTGCAGTCTCACTCTCACTGAAGTCATGGCAAgagtttttccactgaagtAAATTGAAGCGAGATCAAATTCACACTCCTCACTTTTTTCATCTTACCTAAGTAAACTAAAGACAGgcagttctttctcctctgctgaaGGATGACCGTGCTAAACCATCAGCTCCACATGGCAATTAGCCATGTTTAAGGATTGTTTAGTTTCCCGCAGTGTTTTGCACACCGGATTTTCTTCCCCCTAAGAGTGATCCATTCTTAAAACATggtgaaaaagcaaacagagaacATTTTGGTGCCAGgaattcttttgaaaatttgacTGGGTGAGTACATTTCCTTAATGTTCAAAAATTATCCTTTGAACATGCTATTTAACAGTGTCAAGCATTCTGTTCTCTAtattgcttttgctttaaaCCTGTTTCATTTTATAACCGATGAGATGCTTAACTGTTGCATCACAGCAGTTAGTTTGTTCAGTTTCAGTACAGCTGGCTTATTTCCATGTCATGCATCATTTAATTATACATCTAAAACGTAGTTAAAACTGTACAGCTCCATGAGCCTCACTTAAGCTGTCTGTGACACTGCAGTAATCCCAGTACCCTGACGGGGTGTTGCACAGCTATGACTGGTTGGAATGTGGTAAACTGGTGATGTGTAAGAGAGCCTAGAAATGAGCTTGCATTTTGCAGCTGTGCTTGCTCTACTAGAAGAGgaagtaaaaccagaaaaaaacggCTCTTGTGGCAATATCAGCGTCTGTAAATCTGAATGCTTaatgaaaatcaaggaaaatgtgctgagtgaggaagtggtgcttttcccttgtttgtcgtttaattaatttttggtgGTCTGTTATTTGTCAGAAAAATCTATCTCAGATTCCTCTATGGaaaaacatgaagtgtttatgtGAGAGTGAAGATCCTAGTATTGGATGATTGTCTAGATATGCAAAAGACTTTGCctgttttgtctcaaaaatgCTTTCTGGAGGCAGTGATCATTGAGACTTAAAATGTACCCTAGCTTGAAGATGGATGGGTGCTGCTGTCCATGTGTATATGCCGTCGACTGAGTATAAACTTGAAGGCATTTATTACATCTTAGtaatgggaaaagcagcaaatttcttgcagacattttttttccttttttaagctAGTGAACTTGAAGGTCAGATTCAACTCTATGTTGCATTTTCTGTCATATAATTATCATATATATCATGTCCTGAAGAGCAGCCTCCAGTCAGTGACATCAACAGCTTACATAGCAGTTGAACTAAGAATAACCTTGGAGAACTGACCCATGTCAAGCTCTTATGAGTGTAAACTGTTGATGTCACTGACTGGAGGCTGTTTTTTCATGATCACAGAAGGGCCTCAATTGGATAAAAGAAGAATTGTgttcaaaaaatacaaaactattCTGCTGAATGTTCACTTTACTGTATCTCAGAAgatgagaggaaacaaaactgaaagagtaaTACTTAACAAAGGATTTTTGCTCTCTTATAAAAAGAAGGACGGGACAACATCAAAAACAGCTTCCCTAGAAGAATGCAGGGAAGAGACATGATAAGTGGCATCAGCTTGGAAGAGGGATCAAAACTCTTTCTTTGATTACTTTTACTAATGACATCTGTTTAAGCAAATCCAATTCAGAGCAGTTTCAGAAATCCCAAACTTGTTCTCTTTCTGAGCACTATTTGGAGGGCACGATCTGCCTGACGTCAGTGTCTGTCTAGCAGTGGACATCTGTGGTCACTATGCAGGTGCTCGATTCAcatcctgtttctttttcctccctccccatttCTGCAGTCCCATTTCTAGGTGAGTTCCCCAAAGAAGAGCTGAGGAATATAGGGGATGACTCTTCCGTACTCACAGTCCTTTGGAGATAaatacacagagatagcagaaaGAGTCagaatttcctttatttaaccAGCGCAACATCAAACAAGTCAGAGAGATTGGTTAACTCTGTTTAAGGCAGACAATTTTGAAGATGGTGGGAGTGACAGATGTACATCTTTGCTACAAATTTGAAAAAGGAGACATTCTACTTTCTGAACAAAATCCTGGCTATCCCAGAATTTTGCACTGTGTTGAACCATAGAGTTTTAAGAGCTGAGAGGTTGCTGAAGACACCAAAATTTTGTAATTAACTTACTGGGCCTCTTAAAGGAGGGTGTTAGATCTTCCTGTGCATCATTCAAGCAACCtggatttctttcagaaagatttCTCACTAAATCTGTAACAAAACATTAGCCTATATGACATACTGCCCCAAAAGTaatcaatataaatattattaataaaaaatgtccCCCTCCAAGATTAAATAAAAGCTTACACCTATATACCAAGAGCATCCATGGATCATGTCACCCATATTTATATTTGACAAGGGTTTGTGTGGGAGGGCActtgtgcctgctttgtacaGGGAAGCTCTGGGGTTCCCAGGTTCACGACTGATGGGTCTGCACTTTGTGTCTCTTGAGGCTTtgggtgcccagggccatgatGAGTTCCCAGGCTGGGGATGGTGGGTGGGGCTGGCCTGTGATGCGCTCTGGGACCTGTGACAGCACaggggccgtgtcacaatgggggcaGCTATTAAAGGCCCCATGGGTTGCTGCTGCCCCAGTAGAGCCTGGGCAAGCGGTGAGTGCACACAGGCggtggggaggcagggctgggggagggctggggcagaagcgCCGGCACCGGGGGCGTGTGTTCTGTCCCTGCATCCAgggcccagcccctggtgggagtgCCTTGCTCAGGCTCGGTGCTTGCTGGGGCAGCGGTGCAGgccttgcctcctgccagctgccgggggccctctccttcctgctgccacgtccctgtggctcctgccccCCACTGGCTGCCTCCATGCTGGCCCTACTGAACCCCTTCTGTGTGTCCTCTTGCAGACCATGGCTTTATTGTCATTGCTCTTCGTGCTCGtgcaaagcctgatccagtacccccagccagctggggatgggctggatgagGCCACGCACCGGCGAATGCAGGAGCGTGAGGAGCTGCTTGACCGCGAGATGgctcggctgctgcaggagctggagcaagggcccccggagcagcaggacgagggctggggagccctgctctttggtgccctgcagcagtggccattctgggctcttgctggactcctgctcctcttgggcCTGTGGTTTAGCTGCAGGAGGAGTCCTGAAGCCAGCGAAACcaacagcagcggcaaggaccagagctcctgcaagaccttgggagaggagaaggaaaaagaaaaggaagaagacagtTTGGATTCCAAGGGAGATGGAGAAACCATAGATGTGACTGTGGAGGCAGATGACAGCGGCAGCggaaatgaaggagaaggcagtcctgtggctgcaaaTGAAGGAGACGATGATGATGCCAATGAACGAGATGAAGATGTGAAGTTGAAGAAAGACAGTGATGTTAAAAGTGACGATGGCCATGATGCAAAGAAAGATGAAGGCTGGAGTGATGGGAATATGCCAGGAGACAATACTGCCGAAGGAAATGAACAAGAACCTGGCAATGTTACTGGAGGTGTGGAAGACCTAGATGAagtaaatgaaggagaaaacaaggatgtgAAGGTGGAGCCAGACAAGGATGCTGGAAAGGAAGACggagatggaaatgaagaaaaaaccgaTGATGCGTATATGAAGGCAGGCAACAGTGATGATGTAAATAAAGGAGTATACGAGGtagatggaaaggaagaaaaagcagatgtgaAGGTGCAGGGAAGCAGTGATGCCAGTGAACAACAAAGCAGTGATTGGATTGGGCAGGAAGACAACAGTGATGGTGGGAAGGCAATAGACCACAGTGGGTTTGctgcaactgaagaaaaaaccacTCACCTTGGAAATGAAGAGACCAGTGTTGCAAACAGAGATGAGAAACAGGGTGATGCAAATGCGAATGGAGAGAAGAATGAAGATGCAAAAGAAGGAGAACAAGGTCATGTGGctgccagtgaaaaagaaggCTATGCTGGCAAGGGCAAAGGCAGCCGTGGTGGaactgaagaggaagaagacgCCCGTGACGCTGGGAATAAGCGAGGGATCCTTTTAGTGGATCGCATACAGTGTCCCGTCGAGGACGTGGAGAAAGGTCGCTCAGTGGCAGCTGAGCTGATGGAGAGCTTCACGCGTGTCTTTATTGACAGCGTGAGCAATAGTTTCTACCCGGTGCCTCAAGAAGCCAtcggggtgggcagtgcctttgAGGGTTGGAGTCCCCGTGAGCAGGATGGGGTGTACCGCATGCTGGTCCCACTGAATCCCCCACCGGGACACGccttccacctggagctgaacagtggagggcagatggcagcaaggaccttctgcgtccgtgtggagctggtgtgcacgtgcgagagggagcagctgggcgagaagctgttgtgcttcctgcaccactcgcaggaggagctgcggcggaagcagaagcccagcctCCTAGAGACACTCTGCACCGGCTCCTACCTGGACGTGGAGAAAACCTCCCACTGGTTCTACCAGCTGGTGAGATGCTCgtggctgcatttgcctcagtCGTACTCATGGCACTTggtgtttcagccctgcagccggTCCTGCCAATTCCGGCTGAGCAAAGGCAAGAAGAGCCTGGTGGTGGAGATGTTGTTTGGGGTGCGCCACGGGGACTCCGACATCTTTGTGGTcagccagcccacagaggcCCAGACAGGCGGCTCCAGCATCTTTGTGAGCAGCCAGCCCGCCGAGGCCGACTCCATCGCAAGCACAGCGTGGCCTGAGACGtacgctgtggcagaggcaaaaTTCTTCCAGCACGTCGccaggcaggtgccgtgtgagagcttgcacctgaaatgcctgcagctcttcacctgCATCCTGAGGGGCACAGGTTTTTCCAGCTCGACCTGGAAGACTGTGGTCATGCACGTGCTGACCACCGTACCGCTGTCCCAGTGGCGCAGGAGGGAATTTGCACGGCGGCTGTGGGACATCATGGCATACCTGCGCCGCTGCCTGCAGTTGAAACGCCTGGAGCACTTTGTCCTAGGCAACCAGAGGCTTCCTGCAGAGATCAGCTTGCCGCCGGCAATGCGAGCGGTCGAGCCGCTCAACCTCTTTGAGCACCTGGCCCAAGATCCGGCCGCCCACGCAGAGGCGATGCGAGCTTACGGTCAGCTGCGATTTCGCCTCTGGATGCTGCTCTCCGGCCACTGAGAGGaattccctgcacagagctgtgctgggggggctcacacCCGATGGCAGCCACGTGAGCACTGcataattcttccttttttcactggcaatcctgaagctgctttcctgctcccatGGATGGAAGATGCTGCGGCACACGGATTCACTGTGCAGACACACATCTCTGCATTGCCCTGCCCTTCACCTTCCAGTTTACCACGGTGCTGTTGTGATGTTCCTACGTCTACGAGGCAGAAACTGGCTCCACCTGCACATCCTTACAGAAGACTACGAACTGAGAGAGGTTGCTTGGCACACCTCAAAGACATGAAACTGGCCTGTTAGGGACTTGATGTAGTTGTTCAGTGACCTGTAGCTCACTTTACCATAGGAGAATAGGTAGTCCAAATTTTTATAATAGGAATTCTTTATTAGCATTGCTTCCAGAGGTCCTTTATTATTATCAGTGTACAACTATTTTGCAAAGTTGGTCTTAGTTTAGGAAATTGAGCTACCCTACTATAGTAGATTGTCTCCTTTTCAGTAATATCTGGATAGCTATGtttggaaaattaataaaaggagagaagtgtCTCAAATTGCCTGAAACGTGACATTCTTTATATTTAAGCCTCTGTATCTTAGAGAACGTCGTTCCTATATACCTGCCTGAAATAATGCCATTTTGCAAACAGAGATGTTGGATATGTTGCGTGTGCTCTCTCTTGAGCAAACCCATAGAGATGCTTGAAGGTTGATGTGAAAATGCCCTGAAATGCCTGAAATTCTACAGCAGAGTACTCCTGAATTTTTTAGGAATCTTTGGAAAAGTGTTCTTTTCACAGTCACTTTTATGACTGTAATACCCTCCTGGGGAACAATTCCGTCCTGAAAGATGAACAGAGAAGTCCCTAACTGCAAAACATGTGGTTTAGTACACAGCTCTTTTTTGGGCTTCTCATAACCAAGGTTTTAACACAAAACTGTGAACACAGAAAGTCATGTTTTCTCTATTCCCAGTTGTCTGTATCCTTTTGGAGAGGCCCTGCTGTTCTATGAATATTACGTTTTTCACCAGGCCTAATAGTATTGTATATCAATGAGAGCCACTTCACATGCACAGCTTTGTCCATGGTGACATGCAGCTAAACAAAATGTAATTTACTTCTTGCACTACATTGTAGAGATTGGTAGTAGTCCGGAAGTATTTATTCTCTTTGCCTTCATACCAATACATCTGGGGTCAACTGGTCAACTTTAAACTCAGCATACCTTAGGAATTGGATAAATTGCTGCAGTCATGCgagaaatacttttctttatcCCAGAAATTTGCTTGAGTTTCTACAATGCCCATGTAAACCTTCACGTGTATTCTCCAACATGAGAAAGGACTTGCTCCTCCCTAAAGGCAAGTGATGCAACCTTTGTTCTTTCCTGTATATGAAAGTTATACAGCCTTTAGTTTCAGAGTCCTTCAAAGTTGTCTGTAACTGTTTTGAAAGTGGCTGAGATGTTCCCTTTCTGCTAATTTAGGCATGGCTTGtcactaaaaaaaatctgtacctAGTCACAAAGGGCATTCTGATTCTGAACCAAGTGGTTCTACATTGCTGCATTGTGACAGCATGCTGGAGTTGAGGAATGGCAACATGGTCACCACACATGTGACTTGATGCTAACAAGTGTAAATATGTTTTATAAATGCAAATACATATGATCAGAACAGAATGAGATTTTTACTTTTGAAGTCTCtttgctgtggctctgctgctggagatttTATAAGTAAGCAATGATCATGCTGTTTTGAGCCAAGTCCACCGAGATACTGTGTGAAATGAATAAAACCCAGTCACTATTCCAGCTTCTATCAGTCAGCAGTGAAATATTAACCCAGAAGGGGAGTTAGCTGGATACTTAGTTAATCACCGGGctggaaaaaagtatttaattttgaggaaaacagcaaatagAGACCATAAACTGAGTGCTGAACACGTACTCGTGAAAGACCATCCCTGTAACTTTGTTACTGTACCTTGTGAGAATGCTGGTTCTGTGTTAGCCAGGCTACAGAGATGCAGTGATTCAAATCAACAGCTTGCTCTAAGCTTGAGAATCATTGGGAAATGTGCTTTTCACAGTAAATTTTTCCAGTGCAATATCCTTGGTGATAGTAAATATGTCTCGCTGTGAAGGGAAATTTCAATGCGTAAGATTAAAATGCGTTGTTTTATAGACTGAGAACAATTATTAATCTAGCTGAAATTTAATCAACCCTCTGTTAATATTTACTGGTAAAGTTTTATTAGATCATATTACAGTTATAATCTTATCAGTGGCCATGCTCAGAGTCTTATTTCCAAGCTGTTTTCAATAGTAAGTACCAAACCCTGATTCTTCACCACTTTGCAGCTTGTGTTGTCATTTGCACCAGTAAGAAAGGAGTGTGCAGTGTTGTCATTTCAATCTGGAATATTCTACAGATGTTTTCCTTACGatgcagtgaaataaatgaTTGTACAAGGCATCAGGCAGGGTTCATTCCCACTTGGGCATTTCAGTCATGAGGCAGCATTTTCCCTCACTGTTGTAGCTGTtctaggtgggtttttttttactgagaaaTTCTAGAACTGTTAAACAACAGATGACAAATGTCCATTTGGGATGGTCTCTTcagagatcattcctttcaAATAAGGAAACTGGAAGTAGACAGCAGTCTCAGTCATCGTCCTTCATGTATGTGGAGAAGAATCAAATCCACATATTTTTGCAATTGACACTCTTGCAGAGGCCCATGCTTTGCATGGCTTTAAGTGCTGAAAGTGCTTTAGAGCATTTGCACAAGCATGTAATTTATC
Encoded here:
- the LOC138113427 gene encoding inositol 1,4,5-trisphosphate receptor-interacting protein-like 1, which produces MPGDNTAEGNEQEPGNVTGGVEDLDEVNEGENKDVKVEPDKDAGKEDGDGNEEKTDDAYMKAGNSDDVNKGVYEVDGKEEKADVKVQGSSDASEQQSSDWIGQEDNSDGGKAIDHSGFAATEEKTTHLGNEETSVANRDEKQGDANANGEKNEDAKEGEQGHVAASEKEGYAGKGKGSRGGTEEEEDARDAGNKRGILLVDRIQCPVEDVEKGRSVAAELMESFTRVFIDSVSNSFYPVPQEAIGVGSAFEGWSPREQDGVYRMLVPLNPPPGHAFHLELNSGGQMAARTFCVRVELVCTCEREQLGEKLLCFLHHSQEELRRKQKPSLLETLCTGSYLDVEKTSHWFYQLVRCSWLHLPQSYSWHLVFQPCSRSCQFRLSKGKKSLVVEMLFGVRHGDSDIFVVSQPTEAQTGGSSIFVSSQPAEADSIASTAWPETYAVAEAKFFQHVARQVPCESLHLKCLQLFTCILRGTGFSSSTWKTVVMHVLTTVPLSQWRRREFARRLWDIMAYLRRCLQLKRLEHFVLGNQRLPAEISLPPAMRAVEPLNLFEHLAQDPAAHAEAMRAYGQLRFRLWMLLSGH